One genomic window of Psychrobacillus sp. INOP01 includes the following:
- a CDS encoding DUF5305 family protein yields MGPINKKYGKRIITVTQDIKGAPRLIISLNSFKSILQLSDEKELPIFLNKNPEEGRPVFFIVDGDYVYSYEPASRELVRNTRIDPSISGVYAES; encoded by the coding sequence GTGGGCCCTATCAACAAAAAGTATGGTAAACGAATTATTACAGTGACGCAGGACATAAAAGGTGCTCCGAGGTTGATTATTAGTTTGAATTCGTTTAAATCGATTCTTCAATTGTCCGATGAAAAGGAGCTTCCAATATTTTTAAACAAGAATCCTGAGGAAGGCCGCCCGGTATTTTTTATAGTGGATGGCGATTATGTATATAGTTATGAGCCTGCGAGTAGGGAATTAGTAAGGAATACTAGAATAGATCCATCCATTAGTGGTGTATATGCGGAGAGCTAA
- a CDS encoding S-layer homology domain-containing protein, translating into MKNNKKAYQKLFKAALATSLATGAVVTVAPFNTEAAGFTDLKSTHVHYSSVLNLTERGIVKGFTDGTFKPEASVTRGQAAKIIALALGLDTKNVVNPNFKDIKTDNEYYGPIAALVAEGIVSGKEDGTYGPGEKLSRSQMAKIITLAFGFEEGKLTDTKFTDVKANDWYNGYLQTLLDNEITTGTTATTFSPYANVKRGQMASFVVRAEAASKPVTVISVSDNSVETSTGTYTIAEDLKKVFNATNAVALKNANIKFTEKGGQIVAVKSLEITAVGTEATNIVLDGANSSVAGSLKVNGDYVTVKNLTINGDLVIGKGVKNSFLADKIAVKGNTEVSDKTTGVSAAALPVAAKISFANSKLSTVVLKKLNASLNLTGTSSVTSINVDSNATVSADKNITIPRVTTGTGASEVTLNAATKDFLVNSLNFALNGTAKIGSITLVKADLKLSLGTSLAIENLVLPVGKTASDVISNFNAIKGQIEKIGGVANPDAGQVTPPAAGGGGNSGGGNGGGSGTDYTAGNALLDTILSANAGEGNIKDITVSLNENTNVFTVKIPSNSTYKLTDFKQNMVDVFTPLKTRAVVNSASVSFTAYGVDYVVSDSNINNNQSVEAIINNALDKVINTGITEDTALKLLIDNSLTISIAGTIDTKPFNASYVFSFENK; encoded by the coding sequence ATGAAGAATAACAAAAAAGCATACCAAAAATTATTCAAAGCAGCATTAGCAACATCACTGGCAACAGGAGCAGTGGTAACTGTAGCTCCTTTTAATACGGAAGCAGCAGGTTTCACCGATTTAAAATCGACACATGTACATTATAGTTCAGTTCTGAATTTAACTGAAAGAGGCATCGTTAAAGGATTTACAGACGGTACATTTAAACCAGAAGCTTCTGTAACTCGTGGACAAGCTGCAAAAATTATCGCTTTAGCATTAGGCTTAGATACTAAAAATGTAGTGAATCCAAATTTTAAGGATATTAAAACGGACAACGAATACTACGGTCCAATTGCTGCACTTGTAGCTGAAGGCATTGTATCAGGTAAAGAAGATGGTACATACGGTCCAGGTGAAAAGCTATCACGTAGCCAAATGGCGAAAATTATTACATTAGCATTCGGATTTGAAGAAGGTAAACTAACAGATACAAAGTTTACAGATGTGAAAGCAAATGATTGGTACAATGGATACCTTCAAACTCTATTAGACAATGAAATTACTACTGGAACAACTGCGACTACTTTTTCACCATATGCAAATGTGAAACGTGGCCAAATGGCATCGTTCGTCGTACGTGCAGAAGCAGCTTCAAAACCGGTAACAGTTATTAGTGTTTCAGATAACTCTGTAGAGACTTCAACTGGAACTTATACAATTGCAGAAGATTTGAAAAAAGTATTCAATGCGACAAATGCAGTAGCACTAAAAAATGCAAATATTAAATTCACTGAAAAAGGCGGTCAAATCGTTGCAGTGAAATCTCTTGAAATTACTGCTGTTGGAACCGAAGCTACTAATATCGTACTAGACGGAGCAAATTCTTCTGTTGCAGGTAGCCTAAAAGTAAATGGAGACTACGTAACAGTTAAAAACCTTACGATCAATGGTGACTTAGTAATTGGTAAAGGTGTAAAAAACAGCTTTCTAGCAGACAAAATTGCAGTTAAAGGGAACACAGAAGTTTCCGATAAAACAACAGGTGTATCTGCAGCAGCATTACCAGTGGCAGCAAAAATTAGTTTCGCCAATTCAAAACTGTCTACAGTTGTTTTAAAAAAACTAAATGCATCACTAAATTTAACAGGTACTAGTTCAGTAACTTCTATTAATGTAGATTCAAACGCTACAGTATCAGCAGACAAAAATATCACTATTCCACGTGTAACTACTGGAACTGGTGCAAGTGAAGTAACACTAAATGCAGCAACTAAAGATTTCTTAGTAAATTCATTAAACTTTGCATTAAATGGTACTGCTAAAATCGGGTCAATTACACTTGTTAAGGCAGATTTAAAATTGTCACTAGGTACTAGCTTGGCTATAGAGAATCTAGTATTACCAGTAGGAAAAACTGCTTCAGACGTAATTAGTAACTTTAATGCAATAAAAGGTCAAATTGAAAAAATTGGTGGAGTAGCAAATCCTGACGCTGGACAAGTAACACCTCCAGCAGCTGGCGGTGGCGGCAACAGTGGTGGTGGAAATGGCGGAGGAAGCGGAACTGACTATACTGCTGGTAATGCTTTATTAGATACAATACTTTCGGCAAATGCAGGCGAAGGGAATATTAAAGATATTACCGTATCATTAAATGAAAATACTAATGTATTTACAGTAAAAATACCTAGTAACTCGACGTACAAATTAACAGATTTTAAACAAAATATGGTTGATGTATTTACACCTTTAAAAACAAGAGCGGTAGTAAATTCAGCAAGTGTTAGTTTCACGGCTTATGGCGTTGACTATGTAGTAAGTGATTCTAATATTAATAATAATCAAAGTGTAGAAGCAATAATCAATAATGCCTTAGACAAAGTTATTAACACTGGAATTACAGAAGATACTGCACTGAAGTTACTTATTGACAATTCATTAACTATTTCGATAGCAGGTACAATTGACACAAAACCTTTTAATGCTTCTTATGTATTTTCTTTTGAAAACAAATAA
- a CDS encoding response regulator transcription factor: protein MTVVIIDDHPLIRRGLNSLFSLSGSLKVLGEATNRREAMELLNAVKPDIAIVDLRLGEESGIELITEAIRVGIKSKFVILTSSTNEEDFKKAKEIGVAGYLLKEALPEELLHALQMIRKGRKYYDPTVLDLLMKAPTPLDEDGHIEQLTPKEMEILIELGKGHSNKEISKVLYITEFTVKKHVSQVFAKLGLADRTQAALYANAKGLVKYVVNS from the coding sequence ATGACAGTGGTTATAATTGACGATCATCCATTAATTCGTAGAGGGTTGAATTCATTATTTTCCTTAAGCGGATCATTGAAAGTGCTTGGAGAAGCTACTAATAGAAGAGAAGCTATGGAACTGTTAAATGCAGTAAAACCAGATATAGCAATCGTAGATCTTCGATTAGGAGAGGAATCAGGAATCGAGCTAATAACAGAAGCAATCCGAGTGGGTATTAAGAGTAAATTTGTCATTCTTACCTCATCCACTAACGAGGAAGACTTTAAAAAAGCAAAAGAAATAGGAGTTGCTGGTTATTTGCTAAAGGAAGCATTGCCTGAAGAATTGTTACATGCACTGCAAATGATAAGAAAGGGTCGTAAATACTATGATCCAACCGTTTTGGATTTACTCATGAAAGCTCCAACCCCTTTGGATGAAGATGGACATATTGAACAACTAACACCTAAAGAGATGGAGATATTAATCGAACTAGGTAAAGGGCATTCCAATAAGGAAATCTCTAAAGTCCTCTATATTACTGAATTCACCGTAAAAAAGCATGTCAGTCAAGTATTTGCCAAGCTTGGTCTCGCAGATAGAACCCAAGCAGCCCTATACGCAAATGCAAAGGGCCTCGTCAAATACGTTGTAAACTCATAA
- a CDS encoding CpsD/CapB family tyrosine-protein kinase — MAKKKRTSSLKDVARKLVVLTNPKSVVSEQFRTTRTNINFSKPDGELSTLLVTSSLQAEGKSTVSANLACLFAQEGKKVVLIDADMRKPTVHYTFHLTNTIGLSNLLTKKIDVTEAVKETDIENLKIITSGPIPPNPADLLSAKSMEEVIVELKKEFDLILFDAPPVLSVTDAQILANKSDGTILVISAGSTDKESAVKAKELLLASKAKIIGTVMNNFKLEKDHYYYQYYGTSE; from the coding sequence ATGGCTAAAAAGAAAAGAACAAGTAGTTTAAAAGATGTAGCACGAAAACTAGTAGTACTAACTAATCCAAAGTCTGTTGTCTCGGAACAATTTCGAACGACACGTACAAATATAAATTTTTCGAAGCCTGATGGAGAGCTATCGACACTTCTAGTAACATCTTCTTTACAGGCAGAGGGAAAATCTACAGTTTCCGCAAATTTAGCCTGTTTATTTGCACAGGAAGGCAAAAAGGTAGTTTTGATTGACGCGGATATGCGTAAGCCGACTGTGCATTATACGTTTCATCTGACTAATACCATAGGATTATCTAATCTTCTAACGAAGAAAATTGATGTGACGGAAGCCGTAAAGGAAACAGATATAGAAAACCTGAAAATCATCACAAGTGGTCCAATTCCTCCAAACCCTGCTGACTTACTTAGCGCAAAGTCAATGGAGGAGGTAATAGTAGAACTAAAAAAAGAATTTGATCTTATTTTATTTGATGCACCTCCCGTTTTATCGGTAACAGATGCACAAATTTTAGCTAATAAAAGTGATGGAACTATCTTAGTCATAAGTGCTGGATCTACCGATAAGGAAAGTGCGGTAAAAGCAAAAGAGCTGTTATTGGCGTCGAAAGCGAAAATAATAGGTACTGTTATGAATAACTTTAAGCTTGAAAAAGATCATTACTACTACCAGTACTATGGAACTAGCGAGTAA
- a CDS encoding sensor histidine kinase, which translates to MRRANLVYTFLNKNPSSNLNLLFLYRYISLLLTSFFYLFGPQPSLAFKAGVVVSLGVAAWVLTDLQRRYLEYTNLVKLIVLIETLGVTLLLIPTGGISSPFIWYALNPILVAATLLTPRFSWGTLTFYLATATFIANQSDSIIVVLEDISYFYLVCILITLLASLFSGLTKELQEQQEELLEVNGKLANTNEKYQETLEHIMSLYHMLENFSSNKNPKKLAEVMTMTLMKCLQKDTAFFWVTDRAFQKSYISNETTNRSLEMELTNDWEHLRKQKGAFTRKYHNQQYWMKIIRTTEYIGVIGVNDSIKTEVKNTFLLHRTFEFLAELSEMMLERIHMDHMMDQLAISEEQNRIANEMHDSVSQRLFGIVYSLHSLRVKSQNISTKELEQEFEFLSQTANATMKELRASIYRLSTVKKGEKPFLVLIENYLVEYAKLNDIRIVYDITGDESTITANTKNGLYRIICEASGNAVRHGKCTVIEVTLALEAERTYLIIKDNGIGIQTKTGSMKEQGIGISNMQNIVHSLGGTFEIGTPYKMGTTIQIDIPHIKMHKKQEVFG; encoded by the coding sequence ATGCGGAGAGCTAATCTAGTTTATACATTTTTAAACAAGAATCCATCGAGTAATTTGAACTTATTATTTCTTTACCGTTATATTTCTCTACTATTGACTTCGTTTTTTTATTTGTTTGGACCTCAGCCTTCGCTTGCTTTTAAAGCGGGTGTTGTTGTGTCGCTAGGCGTTGCTGCATGGGTTTTAACAGATTTACAGCGGAGATATTTGGAGTATACGAATCTAGTGAAATTGATAGTTTTGATAGAAACCCTTGGTGTAACATTGCTACTCATCCCAACTGGAGGTATTTCCAGTCCATTTATCTGGTATGCATTGAATCCCATTCTTGTAGCTGCAACCCTTCTAACCCCTAGATTTAGCTGGGGGACATTAACGTTTTACCTTGCAACTGCGACATTTATCGCTAATCAGAGTGATAGTATAATCGTCGTTTTAGAAGACATATCCTATTTTTATCTCGTCTGTATATTGATTACTTTACTTGCTAGTTTATTTTCCGGGTTAACGAAGGAACTACAGGAGCAGCAAGAAGAACTACTCGAAGTAAATGGTAAACTTGCGAATACGAATGAGAAATACCAAGAGACATTGGAGCATATTATGTCCCTTTACCATATGTTAGAAAATTTTTCTTCCAATAAAAACCCGAAAAAGCTAGCAGAGGTCATGACGATGACCTTGATGAAATGCTTACAAAAGGATACGGCTTTCTTTTGGGTAACGGATCGCGCCTTTCAAAAAAGCTATATATCAAATGAAACAACCAATAGAAGTCTAGAGATGGAGTTAACAAACGATTGGGAGCATCTACGAAAACAAAAAGGTGCTTTTACTCGTAAATATCATAACCAACAGTACTGGATGAAGATAATTAGGACAACCGAGTATATAGGAGTGATAGGCGTAAACGATTCTATTAAAACAGAAGTAAAAAACACATTTTTACTCCACCGCACTTTCGAATTTCTCGCGGAGCTTAGTGAAATGATGCTGGAAAGAATTCATATGGATCATATGATGGACCAGCTTGCGATTAGCGAAGAGCAGAATCGTATTGCCAATGAAATGCATGATAGTGTGTCACAGCGATTGTTTGGAATTGTCTATTCATTGCATAGTTTACGAGTAAAAAGTCAGAATATTTCAACTAAAGAATTAGAGCAGGAATTTGAATTCCTGTCACAGACAGCTAATGCGACGATGAAAGAGCTGCGAGCCTCTATTTATCGATTAAGTACAGTAAAAAAAGGAGAGAAACCATTTCTTGTGCTTATTGAAAATTACTTGGTGGAATACGCAAAGTTAAATGACATTCGCATTGTCTATGATATAACAGGCGATGAATCAACTATTACAGCAAATACAAAGAATGGTCTATATCGAATCATTTGTGAAGCATCCGGAAATGCCGTTCGACATGGTAAGTGTACGGTTATCGAAGTAACACTAGCCTTAGAGGCAGAGAGAACTTACCTAATTATTAAGGATAATGGAATAGGTATACAGACGAAGACTGGCTCAATGAAAGAACAAGGAATTGGGATATCTAATATGCAAAATATTGTACATTCTTTAGGTGGTACATTTGAAATAGGGACCCCTTATAAAATGGGAACTACCATACAGATTGATATTCCACATATAAAAATGCATAAAAAACAAGAGGTGTTTGGATAA
- a CDS encoding tyrosine-protein phosphatase, with amino-acid sequence MIDIHSHILYGLDDGPSQLEETIQMFEQALKEGITEIVSTSHAFHPQFNASAAIVTEQIELLKQTIEERQMPLKLHIGHEVRLKDNLVELLQENKIHTLAASKYLLLELPSSGIPNYTVDIIHQLLSEDILPIIAHPERNKAIADKPARLEKLINHGAVAQITAGSLAGHFGRGIQKLSLELVDANLVHIYGSDVHNLKKRPFKFDAGLRYLEKHKRLDAVDIFLENNARIVGNQEIIILEPEELGKQKWWNIFA; translated from the coding sequence ATGATAGATATTCATAGCCACATTTTATATGGATTGGATGATGGTCCATCCCAACTAGAAGAGACAATACAAATGTTTGAGCAAGCGTTAAAAGAGGGGATTACTGAAATAGTATCCACCTCACATGCATTCCATCCGCAATTCAATGCGAGTGCTGCTATAGTAACTGAACAAATTGAATTATTGAAACAAACGATAGAAGAACGACAGATGCCTTTAAAATTACATATAGGACATGAAGTGCGTTTAAAAGACAATTTAGTCGAACTACTTCAGGAGAATAAAATTCATACCCTTGCTGCCTCCAAATATTTGCTGCTGGAGCTACCATCAAGTGGCATACCTAACTATACGGTGGATATTATCCACCAGTTATTATCAGAAGATATATTACCAATCATCGCTCATCCGGAGAGAAACAAAGCGATAGCAGATAAGCCAGCTCGGCTAGAAAAACTCATTAACCACGGGGCAGTTGCTCAAATTACTGCTGGTAGTTTGGCAGGACATTTCGGGCGGGGTATCCAAAAGCTATCATTAGAGCTAGTAGATGCGAACTTAGTACATATATATGGATCGGATGTACACAATTTAAAAAAGAGACCATTTAAATTTGACGCAGGCTTACGATACTTAGAGAAGCATAAGAGATTAGATGCTGTCGACATATTTCTAGAAAATAATGCAAGAATCGTAGGAAATCAAGAAATAATTATATTAGAGCCAGAAGAACTAGGTAAACAAAAGTGGTGGAATATATTTGCCTAA
- a CDS encoding VanZ family protein, translating into MKKLIFLLILVTILFFSSSQTYEQQSLIPLFEDFLVAKPLEAPLQKLEIPYWGRTISVEERGYYHFVEFVIRKSAHFFLFGLVALVFYGVLPKVRYRFLLAMLSTLVLAIADEFHQQLTGGRTPSWQDVFLDMSGALTFLCVFICVKCMRQKIR; encoded by the coding sequence ATGAAAAAACTAATTTTCTTACTTATACTCGTGACTATTTTGTTTTTCTCATCCAGCCAAACATATGAACAACAGTCTCTAATACCTTTATTTGAGGACTTTCTAGTTGCGAAACCTCTAGAAGCTCCGCTACAGAAATTAGAAATACCTTATTGGGGTCGTACAATCTCCGTGGAGGAACGAGGCTATTATCATTTTGTCGAATTCGTTATTCGAAAAAGTGCCCATTTCTTTCTATTTGGTTTAGTAGCATTAGTCTTTTATGGTGTATTGCCTAAGGTCAGATATCGGTTTTTGTTAGCGATGCTGTCCACACTAGTATTGGCGATTGCCGATGAATTCCACCAACAACTGACAGGTGGACGAACTCCTTCTTGGCAGGATGTATTTCTCGATATGAGTGGTGCTTTAACTTTCCTGTGTGTTTTTATATGTGTAAAATGTATGAGGCAAAAAATCCGTTAG
- a CDS encoding YveK family protein, whose protein sequence is MEETISLQDLFKTIRKRIALIIGLTFLAVVIAGVISYFFITPIYQSSTQILVNQQKVEQQQQYNSQDIQTNLQLINTYNVIIKSPAILSKVIQNLDLDTTPALLTDKITVTSEQNSQVVTISVQDPESFKAVDIANTTAEVFQQEIKTLMNVDNVNILSPAIQPENPSPVKPNKLLNMAIAGVIGLMLGVGIAFLLEYLDTTIRKEQDVEELLQLPILGLISPFPENQNVDVMTNLKSRRKKV, encoded by the coding sequence ATGGAAGAAACTATTAGTTTACAAGATTTATTTAAAACGATAAGGAAAAGAATTGCTTTAATTATCGGTTTAACTTTTCTAGCAGTTGTGATAGCTGGCGTTATAAGTTATTTCTTCATCACACCAATCTATCAATCTTCAACTCAAATTCTTGTCAATCAACAAAAAGTCGAGCAACAACAACAATATAATTCCCAAGACATACAGACTAATCTTCAATTGATAAATACATATAACGTCATTATTAAAAGTCCAGCAATTCTATCAAAAGTAATTCAAAACTTAGACTTGGATACAACCCCTGCTTTACTCACTGATAAAATCACCGTTACGAGTGAACAAAATTCACAAGTAGTAACAATCAGCGTACAGGATCCTGAATCCTTTAAAGCAGTAGATATTGCAAATACGACTGCAGAAGTGTTTCAACAAGAGATTAAAACCCTAATGAATGTCGACAATGTGAATATTTTATCTCCAGCAATTCAACCGGAAAATCCATCGCCAGTTAAGCCGAACAAATTGCTGAATATGGCGATTGCCGGAGTGATTGGGTTAATGCTTGGTGTAGGAATTGCCTTTTTACTAGAATACCTAGATACAACTATTAGGAAGGAGCAAGATGTGGAAGAGCTCCTTCAGTTACCGATATTAGGCTTGATCAGTCCGTTTCCAGAGAACCAAAACGTGGACGTGATGACTAATTTAAAATCGAGACGAAAGAAGGTCTAA